One Pseudomonadota bacterium DNA segment encodes these proteins:
- a CDS encoding DUF58 domain-containing protein produces the protein MLYPDFEELVALKGRATQLCLKSNRAVISTATGDNLSPFRGQGLEFEEVREYAPGDDVRNIDWRVTARTGKPHMKVFREEHERSVMLCVDVNEAMRFGTRGTFKSVQAARVAALLGWRAHMNHDRLGGCLFGSISKGVQFFAPKRSRKSFWAILKQLSDHNHLTDSKIVPVGDILMNFNKAAPTGSLIYVISDFSSLGESFALQIGKLRKRCDLVFITIDDAADQHIPPIGEVLFANDHTETVHINTNNGLGRKSYAHQWQETRTQLCQIASQFAIGLISLRTTDVVASQLTLGLKHLSKRTQVR, from the coding sequence ATGCTATATCCAGATTTCGAGGAGTTAGTAGCTCTTAAAGGTAGAGCCACGCAACTTTGCTTAAAATCTAACCGGGCCGTTATTTCAACTGCTACCGGAGATAACCTATCCCCCTTTAGAGGGCAAGGTTTAGAATTTGAAGAGGTGCGAGAATATGCACCAGGCGATGATGTGCGCAATATTGATTGGCGGGTGACGGCACGTACTGGCAAACCGCACATGAAGGTGTTTCGGGAAGAGCATGAGCGTAGCGTCATGCTCTGTGTCGATGTCAATGAAGCTATGCGTTTTGGCACCAGAGGCACTTTTAAATCTGTGCAAGCAGCACGAGTGGCAGCTCTTCTTGGGTGGCGCGCGCATATGAATCACGACAGACTCGGTGGGTGCTTGTTTGGAAGCATCAGCAAAGGCGTACAGTTCTTTGCCCCCAAGCGATCGCGTAAATCTTTTTGGGCGATTTTAAAGCAGCTCAGTGATCACAACCACCTAACCGACTCAAAAATAGTGCCTGTAGGGGATATACTGATGAACTTCAACAAAGCGGCTCCCACCGGTTCACTGATCTATGTTATCAGTGACTTTAGTAGCTTGGGGGAGTCATTTGCTTTGCAGATCGGGAAATTAAGAAAACGCTGTGATCTGGTTTTTATTACAATCGATGACGCAGCTGATCAACATATCCCGCCAATAGGTGAAGTATTGTTTGCCAATGATCACACAGAAACAGTACACATCAATACCAACAATGGGTTGGGCAGAAAATCCTACGCGCATCAGTGGCAAGAAACCAGGACACAACTATGTCAAATTGCCTCTCAATTTGCTATTGGATTGATTTCATTGCGCACTACTGATGTGGTTGCTAGTCAATTAACGCTCGGTTTAAAACACTTGAGTAAAAGGACGCAAGTTAGATGA